ACACTCCTGATTGAGTCCCTGCTATCAGTGAGTGATATCAATCTATTAGTGGCGATCGCCTTTGGGATAATTTCTTGTCCCAGATATGCGACAGGACAGCGATCGCTCTTAAACCACAGGTGGGGTCAGATAGCGATCGCCGTTGTAATCCATCGACTACCAATCACTCAAAAATGCGATACCCACTCAACTAACTGTGCGAACGCTGCCAGAATTGGTTGCCAGAATTTGATTAAAAATCCTAGTACCGTGAATACAAACCCTGCGATGGGTTGCCAGAATCGGCATAGCTGCCTGATTCTCCACAGTAAGGATTTTCTTCTGCGATTCGGACGGCGGGTTAATGTCTTTCGGGAAGTCATCAGTAACTCCTAAATTCAATTTGTTTGATGACTTTGAGTTTAGGAATTGCTAAATCGAAACTAAATTAGTCAAAAATAGAGTAAAAATAGACTTAAATAGAAATAAATCGACTATAGGTTTAATTAAGTGAAAAACTGCGCCAAACTCTCAGAACAGCAATCTCAGTTCTTAGATGCAATGGCAACACAGTTGAATTTTGGAAGCGACACGTTAACTGTGTTTTTAAATCGCTTTGATAAGGCGAATCGCAATCAAGATAATTCTTTATTAGCAATTAAGATTCTCTGGAGCAGAGAACCAGAAGATAAAGCACAAAAATTACAAGATGAGTTAACGAAAATTTGTCGGGTATTTGAGGGCGCAGGCTGCCCAATTGAAAAACCGAAACGAGGTAGACAGCCCAAAGGTAAAAGTCCTTGGGAACAGGCGTTTAAATGGTTATGGGAAACTAAATTTATTGAATGGCAGCAAAGTCAAAAGGAACTTGTCCAGCCTGTAGAGATTGATATTTTAGTAAATCTGGTGCGTGAAAAGATCAGCCCATACATCCAAGAAGCATGTGGATGGATGCGTATGTTAGAGATTAATACCCCCATCGGTTTAAACGACATTTACACTCATGTGAACATTCTGGAGAAAATTACAGCAAGCAGAGGCTTAAAGATAGATCAACTTTTGAGAAACTGCAACCAGCAGGACTTGGAGCAATTTGGATTGAATCGAGTAGTAGAAAAGAGAGTACCAGGACTGAAAGCTGTTGAGCAACACTCGAAATTAATTATTTTAGGAAAGCCGGGGTCTGGTAAAACAACCTTTTAAAACGAATAGCAATTCAATGTAATTCAGGGCAATTTTTTGCAGATCGTGTTCCCCTTTTCATTACGCTAAAAGACTTCGCTGAAGAAGGGAAACCAAATTTATTGCAATATATAAATGACCAATTTCTTATTAAAGATATTTCCGACCAAGAGATAACTAAAACACTATTGGATCAAGGTCGGGTAATTTTGCTGCTTGATGGTTTAGATGAAGTTAAGCAAGCGGACATTAATAGAGTTTTGAGAGAAATTCGTAATTTTTCTACTCAGTATAGTAACAACTATTTTGTAATCACCTGCCGGATTGCATCAAATGAATTTACATTTCAACAGTTTACTGAGGTTGAGGTTGACGATTTTGATGATAAGCAGATTGCGGAGTTTGCAAGAAAATGGTTTCAAACTGAACATCCAAAGAAAGCTGAACATTTTCTTCAAAAACTTCGAGGAGACCAACGGTTTAAAGAATTAGCAACTAATCCCCTTCTCCTGACATTATTGTGCTTTGCGATTTGGTGAATTAGCAGATTTTCCTTCTAACCGTGCTGAACTTTACGAGGAAGGGGTAGAGATTTTGCTGAAAAAGTGGGATAGAACACGCAGCATTGAACGTGATTCGGTTTATCATAAACTCTCTCTTAAGCGCAAAGAAGACCTCCTCAGCAAGATTGCCTTAGAAACTTTTGTAGATGACAATTACTTCTTTAAAGAAAAACTTGTGGAAGGATACATTAGTGATTACATCAAAATCTACCTGATGCCCAAACCGATCCAGAAGCACTTTTACTAGATAGCAAAGCCGTTCTCAAATCGATTAAAGCACAGCATGGGCTACTTGTAGAAAGGGCAAGAGGAATTTATTCATTTTCCCATTTGACATTTCATGAGTTCTTCACAGCTAGAAATATTGCCTTTAGACCTAATCATCAGATGGCATTTCAACAGTTGGTTAGTCATATTACAGACAAGCGTTGGCAAGAAGTCTTCTTGTTAACGGTAGAAATATTGAATAATGCTGATGAGTTATTGCAGCTAATGAAACAGCAGATTGATGGACTGTTAACAACTGATAAAAAGTTGCAAAAGTTCCTCACTTGGGTTGAGTATAAATCTGGTTGTGTGAAAACGTCCTATAAAAAATCTGCTATTAGAGCCTTTTATTTCGACCTCGATTTAGACAGCCCTCCCGCTTTCATCTTCGCCCTCGACCGCGCCCTCGGTCTCGCTCTCGTTGGTGCCAGTGCCAGTATCGTCGATCATACGCTTGTCCTTGACCGCGCCCTTGCTCGTACCCTCGCCCTCGCCTGCATCCTGTCTCAGCATAGCGACCGCGACCATACACACTTTTTCAACTTTACCCATGACCTCACCCATGACCTCATCCGCGCTCTCGAATGCCTCCTCGACCACACCCTTATCGAACACACACGCAGTTTCGACCGCTTCTTCAGGCACGCCCTTGCCTTCACCCTCGATCCCAAATTGCAGCTTACGTTGCAAGAACTTCAACAACAATTACCAAATCTAAGTCCAGAAAACTTAGAAAGATCCAAACAGTGGTGGCAAAACAATGGCAGATATTGGACTGAAGAACTTAGAACCGCGATAACTCAACATCACAATATTGGACACGACTGGCAATTTAACGACGAGCAAAAAAAAACTCTTGCAGCAGTATTATGACGCTAATAAGTTGCTAATCGATTGTCTCAACAGCGAATGTAATGTCAGTTGTTCAGTTCGCCGGGAGATTGAAGATACATTGTTGTTGCCAGTAAATCGAATTTAGTCTTTATGTAGAAATTAAAAAAAAAATTAAACTCCACCACTCCCCGATTTAATCTTCTCGCTCTCCTCACCAATCCATCATTCATTTACAATCAAGTTATAGTCGATATAACCAAGAATCGCCCCTCTTTTATCGCCTCATAACGGTTCTTGACGTGCCATTTACTGTACAAATCACTGGCATAGCATTTAACTGTACTAACTGAGAGAAACATTTCTTTGGCAATCTGTTCAAAAATTAAACCCTGAGCCAGTAAACGTAGGACTTGTATTTGTCGCTCGGTAGGTGGATCTATCAAGTTTTGTCAACGAAATTGGGGTCAATATATCTATTTTGATAAAGCCTTTCTAACAGTTTTTAGCCAGCTTAGGGTCAAGCAGGCATTCATCAAAGTAAGCTCTCTTGATGGCTAGTTCAATCAATTCTACATCAGCACTCTTGAGCATATAAGAATCAGCCCCATGACGGAAAGCCGAGTTAATAAAGTCTGAATGAGTCTCATTAGTAAAAATAACCACTTTACTATTAGTTTCTCTTTTAATTGAACGAGTAAGTTCTAAACCACTCATATCGGGTAATAGTAAATCAACTAATACAACATCAGGATTTACTTGTTCAATTAACTGAAAACCTATCTTGCCACAACTAGCTGACCCTGTAACTTCTATATCAGGAGATTGTGCAATAGCTCCTTTGATGCCTAAGAGCGTGAATGGTTCTGGTTCAACAATTACTATTCTCAGCATGATGTAGATAATATTCTAATAACAAATGGCTATTTATTGACTGATTTATTATTGGTGTCCCTGCCGTGACTGTCCGTCTTGCCGTGAGGCTGCCGTAGGCTAAGACCTATACAGGGTATGAATTGCCGTGATTGTGCCGTATGCCGTGTCAACCCATAAAAGCCCTTTTTACATCCGTCCTACTCAGTACGGCAGTACGGCAACACGCTCACCAATCGGGTAGAGAGTAGTTATCATTGCCATCACAATTTATCTTCTCTCTCTCTACTAATTCAGCTAAACCGTCAATTAATTCTGGCTCTGAATACCCAGATAATCTATCAGCCTTCTTCAAATCGCGTAATGTTTTTGGCGTTTTATTCTTGACATTCTGGAAATATTCGTAAATCTTTAATGCCACATTAGATAATGG
The Nostoc sp. MS1 DNA segment above includes these coding regions:
- a CDS encoding NACHT domain-containing protein, with translation MQCNSGQFFADRVPLFITLKDFAEEGKPNLLQYINDQFLIKDISDQEITKTLLDQGRVILLLDGLDEVKQADINRVLREIRNFSTQYSNNYFVITCRIASNEFTFQQFTEVEVDDFDDKQIAEFARKWFQTEHPKKAEHFLQKLRGDQRFKELATNPLLLTLLCFAIW
- a CDS encoding NACHT C-terminal helical domain 2-containing protein, which produces MAFQQLVSHITDKRWQEVFLLTVEILNNADELLQLMKQQIDGLLTTDKKLQKFLTWVEYKSGCVKTSYKKSAIRAFYFDLDLDSPPAFIFALDRALGLALVGASASIVDHTLVLDRALARTLALACILSQHSDRDHTHFFNFTHDLTHDLIRALECLLDHTLIEHTRSFDRFFRHALAFTLDPKLQLTLQELQQQLPNLSPENLERSKQWWQNNGRYWTEELRTAITQHHNIGHDWQFNDEQKKTLAAVL
- a CDS encoding NACHT C-terminal helical domain 2-containing protein; the protein is MLIDCLNSECNVSCSVRREIEDTLLLPVNRI
- a CDS encoding response regulator transcription factor: MIDPPTERQIQVLRLLAQGLIFEQIAKEMFLSVSTVKCYASDLYSKWHVKNRYEAIKEGRFLVISTIT
- a CDS encoding response regulator transcription factor encodes the protein MLRIVIVEPEPFTLLGIKGAIAQSPDIEVTGSASCGKIGFQLIEQVNPDVVLVDLLLPDMSGLELTRSIKRETNSKVVIFTNETHSDFINSAFRHGADSYMLKSADVELIELAIKRAYFDECLLDPKLAKNC